One genomic segment of Hordeum vulgare subsp. vulgare chromosome 2H, MorexV3_pseudomolecules_assembly, whole genome shotgun sequence includes these proteins:
- the LOC123427336 gene encoding (+)-neomenthol dehydrogenase-like produces METGAVPNPSEKRVAVVTGGNKGIGLEVCRQLASKGVAVLLTSRDETRGKEAARRLHASGLPDVVYHKLDVSDPSSAACLAEFVKNKFGKLDILINNAGVIGATAQIDTTAPLKDVLVGKNATERLQWLLEHSTETYEEAEECLRINYFGTKYVTEALLPLLHASSDGRLVNVSSNYGLLRYFSSEDLKQELNNIEKLTIVRLDEMSRLFLCDYKNGQLKSHGWPADAEYLAYKVSKALINGYTRIMAKNFPALRVNSVHPGYCMTDINYHSGELTAEEGAGSIVMVALLPAGGPTSVFFYRYEVAPVV; encoded by the exons ATGGAGACGGGCGCCGTCCCCAACCCCTCTGAGAAAAG GGTCGCTGTTGTTACCGGAGGGAACAAAGGAATTGGGCTCGAGGTATGCAGGCAGCTGGCCTCCAAGGGCGTGGCCGTCCTCCTCACGTCGAGGGACGAGACGAGGGGCAAAGAAGCGGCGCGCCGGCTTCACGCCTCCGGGTTACCCGATGTGGTGTATCACAAGCTGGATGTCAGCGATCCATCGAGCGCTGCCTGCCTGGCTGAATTTGTCAAGAACAAGTTCGGCAAGCTAGACATATTG ATCAACAACGCAGGGGTTATAGGTGCAACTGCACAGATTGACACCACGGCACCACTTAAGGATGTG CTTGTAGGCAAGAATGCAACGGAGAGGCTCCAGTGGTTACTAGAGCACTCCACGGAGACCTATGAGGAAGCTGAAGAATGCTTGAGAATAAACTACTTCGGCACCAAATACGTCACGGAagcactcctccctctccttcacgcCTCCTCCGATGGAAGACTTGTCAACGTGTCGTCCAACTACGGATTACTCCGA TATTTTAGCAGCGAGGACCTGAAGCAAGAATTGAACAACATCGAAAAGCTGACAATAGTGAGGCTAGATGAGATGTCAAGATTGTTCTTGTGTGACTACAAGAATGGCCAATTGAAATCGCATGGATGGCCTGCTGATGCAGAGTACTTGGCCTACAAGGTGTCCAAGGCTTTGATCAATGGCTACACGAGAATAATGGCAAAGAATTTCCCGGCGTTGCGCGTCAACTCCGTGCACCCTGGTTATTGCATGACTGACATCAACTACCACTCTGGAGAACTGACGGCAGAGGAAGGTGCCGGTAGCATTGTCATGGTGGCCCTCTTGCCTGCAGGAGGACCAACAAGTGTGTTCTTCTACCGCTATGAAGTTGCACCAGTTGTGTAA